In Thunnus thynnus chromosome 20, fThuThy2.1, whole genome shotgun sequence, a single window of DNA contains:
- the tmem94 gene encoding transmembrane protein 94 isoform X1, whose translation MEPQDKKQEEDAVTLGLSTGQALVKLRDQLSSLLEQHQRAARRRASAQEQWVSSFLYHGNRHSCLHWPGAALTLLVVLGLFCCHGSQPKGSSGIELVNAAALLLLFLLNLLLVGRQEKLKRSEMVHRLKGIITQLSDYLSGCVGEVRWSSSLYPDLYTPSSPSWSLHWTYRDSQLINLPVSLLVEGDIIALRPGQEAFASLRGIKDDEHIVLEPGDLFPPFSPPPSPRANEKRGPQSPQQHRLFRVVRTPVLDAVRNSLEMARSRPITVLDNERFTVQSVITKLVCPVVLVAFLLVNTIRYFCDAPSLTPTCYNFFQLQVMGALPILPLLFPVMWVLVNAFGEARVLAEFSRASPAGLLAKFSEDTLSSYTEVVSSQEMLRCVWRHFVGVLKGESQTLCYTSSLLHTLGSVTVLCCVDKQGILSWPNPSPETVLFFSGRVEPPHNSQDDLRDDLSVNSYCRMETDDDRDEAQEVEALLCLPAESSNQLGEGPEPSETSHDTARSSDTLRLVRSCQPVHTRTKHHSGSNVSFSHDTEGGEDDQAQDFAMGCPEAEADDFVCDYHLEMLSLSQDQQNPASIQFDDLSWQCHLPSLKPLGLNIMLNLCNASVTQQLCRFSDHLSNLALQESHGTVLPVYVPWGLCELSRLIGFTPGARELFKQENHLALYQLPSGEKTKELSSRRLHYFIKRQPPISHLISLFVRDSSSNNVQMLSHGSADLILEACTDFWDGTDIYPLSGSDRKKVLDFYQRACLSGYCSAFAYKPMQVSLSSQLNGKCVELTHGPCLFSGLELPSTTPIKHNSCRNSWSSDEGIGEGVEREDCVQALSGQIFMGMVSSQFQARLDTVRLIDALVTACIRFVYFSMEDELRSKVFAEKMGLETGWNCHISLTPNGDSPCDGAPSSPSHGSLHEDLNQDSRDEAEGPLLPEEEAHSDLASFQPTDSDVPSFLEDCNRAKLPRGIHQVRPHLKNIDNVPLLVPLFTDCTPDTMCEMMKIMQENREVTCCLGSSANFRNSRLFLQSDVSIALDPLYPSQCSWETFGYATGGGFNGDVEGLSPLRLSGQLNSMGCSVTFHQGESVSMVKLIEQARHTTYGIRKCFLFLLQCQLSLVIIQFLACLAQLPPPINTTDILWLSCFSCPLLSVSLLGKPPDNSVMSVATGKNLDAIPRKTQNYFLGCFLLKFGLTVCAYLLAFGFTLQEICLTSSNLTLAENSTCLHILTASSLDDAPHWFNELSNGLLLTQKVMAGFLVLHTVVISLSYVHRSQPLWRKSPFSNTWWCLTVPVVLLSQIVQATVDYQLWRDQGSLLTFNLADIPLLAWLLASLSPLLVVVVNEVVKLHEIRVRVRYQKRQKLQFETKLGMNSPF comes from the exons GAGGAGGATGCTGTGACTCTGGGGCTGTCGACTGGCCAGGCCCTGGTTAAGCTCCGGGACCAGCTTAGCAGCCTGCTGGAGCAGCACCAGAGGGCTGCACGCAGACGAGCCTCTGCACAG GAGCAGTGGGTGAGTAGCTTCCTTTACCATGGCAACCGTCACTCCTGCCTCCATTGGCCAGGAGCTGCCCTCACTCTACTGGTGGTGCTGGGACTCttctgttgccatggcagccaGCCAAAGGGCAG TTCTGGTATAGAGCTGGTGAACGCAGCAgcccttcttctcctcttcctgctcAACCTGCTGCTGGTCGGACGTCAGGAGAAGCTGAAGAGGAGTGAGATGGTCCATCGCCTTAAGGGCATCATCACACAGCTCAGCG ACTATCTGTCAGGGTGTGTGGGTGAAGTGCGGTGGTCTTCATCTCTTTACCCTGACCTGTACACACCCTCGTCCCCATCGTGGTCCCTTCACTGGACCTACCGTGACTCCCAGCTGATTAACCTGCCTGTTAGTCTACTGGTGGAAGGAGACATCATCGCTCTAAGACCTGGCCAAGAAGCGTTCGCATCCCTCAGAGGAATTAAG gaTGATGAACACATTGTGTTGGAGCCAGGAGATTTATTCCCCCCgttctcccctcctccttccccacGGGCCAATGAGAAGAGAGGACCCCAGAGCCCCCAGCAGCATCGTCTCTTCAGAGTGGTGCGAACTCCGGTTCTGGACGCAGTCAG gAACAGTTTGGAGATGGCGCGGTCTCGACCAATCACGGTGCTAGACAATGAGAGGTTTACAGTACAGTCAGTCATCACCAAGCTCGTCTGTCCTGTTGTACTG GTGGCGTTCCTGCTAGTAAACACCATCCGCTATTTTTGTGATGCACCCAGCCTCACCCCAACCTGCTATaatttctttcaacttcag GTGATGGGTGCTCTGCCCATCTTGCCCCTGCTCTTCCCTGTCATGTGGGTGCTGGTGAATGCCTTCGGAGAAGCCAGAGTCCTCGCTGAGTTCAGCCGTGCATCACCAGCTGGCCTG CTTGCTAAGTTCTCTGAGGACACTCTAAGCAGCTACACGGAAGTGGTTTCCTCCCAG GAGATGCTGCGTTGTGTGTGGAGACACTTTGTTGGCGTCCTGAAGGGAGAGTCTCAGACACTCTGCTATACCTCCAGCCTTTTACACACTCTGGGATCTGTCACT gtgctGTGTTGTGTGGATAAACAGGGTATCCTGTCGTGGCCAAACCCCAGTCCAGAGACGGTGCTGTTCTTCAGTGGACGGGTGGAACCACCTCACAATAGTCAGGATGATCTGAGAGACGACCTGTCTGTCAACTCCTACTGCAGAATGGAGACCGACGATGATCGggatgag GCGCAGGAGGTGGAGGCTCTGCTCTGTCTACCAGCAGAGTCCTCTAACCAGCTGGGGGAGGGGCCCGAACCCAGCGAGACATCACACGACACCGCTCGCTCCAGTGACACACTCCGACTCGTGCGCTCCTGCCAGCCCGTACACACTCGCACCAAACACCACTCTGGATCCAACGTGAGCTTCAGCCACGACACCGAGGGAGGCGAGGATGACCAGGCCCAG GACTTTGCGATGGGCTGCCCGGAGGCGGAGGCTGACGACTTTGTGTGCGACTACCACCTGGAGATGCTGAGCCTGTCACAGGACCAGCAGAACCCAGCCAGCATCCAGTTCGATGACCTCTCCTGGCAGTGCCACCTGCCCTCCCTTAAGCCGCTGGGCCTCAACATCATGCTGAACCTCTGCAACGCCAGCGTCACCCAGCAGCTCTGTCGCTTCTCCGACCACTTGTCCAACCTGGCGCTGCAGGAGAGCCACGGCACCGTGCTGCCCGTCTACGTCCCCTGGGGGCTCTGCGAGCTCTCCAGGCTCATAG ggttCACTCCTGGTGCGAGGGAGCTGTTTAAACAGGAGAACCACTTGGCTCTGTACCAGCTGCCATCTGGAGAGAAGACCAAGGAGCTGTCTTCCCGCCGCCTGCATTACTTCATCAAACGCCAGCCTCCCATCTCCCACCTCATCTCCCTGTTCGTACGAGACTCCTCCTCCA ATAACGTCCAGATGCTGTCACACGGCTCGGCCGACCTCATCCTGGAGGCATGCACTGACTTCTGGGATGGAACTGATATTTATCCTCTCTCAGGCTCAGACAG AAAGAAGGTTCTGGACTTCTACCAGCGTGCCTGTCTGTCAGGTTACTGCTCAGCGTTCGCCTACAAACCCATGCAAGTGTCACTGTCCAGCCAACTGAATGGGAAGTGTGTGGAGCTGACCCACGGTCCCTGCCTCTTCTCTGGGTTGGAGCTACCCTCCACCACCCCCATCAAACACAACTCCTGCAGGAACAGCTGGAGCTCAGACG AGGGTATAGGTGAGGGTGTGGAGCGTGAGGACTGCGTGCAGGCCCTGAGCGGGCAGATCTTCATGGGCATGGTGTCGTCCCAGTTCCAGGCCAGGCTGGACACAGTCCGGCTCATCGATGCCCTGGTCACCGCCTGCATCCGCTTTGTTTACTTTTCCATGGAAGATGAACTCCGCAGCAAG gtttttGCAGAGAAGATGGGTTTAGAGACAGGCTGGAACTGTCACATCTCTCTGACTCCAAACGGAGACAGTCCCTGTGATGGAGCTCCATCCAGCCCCAGTCACGGCTCCCTCCATGAAGACCTAAACCAGG ACTCTCGGGATGAAGCAGAAGGTCCGCTGCTGCCAGAGGAGGAAGCCCACTCTGACCTGGCCAGTTTCCAGCCCACAGACAGCGACGTGCCCAGCTTTCTTGAGGACTGTAACAGG GCCAAGCTACCTCGTGGTATCCACCAGGTTCGTCCTCATTTGAAGAACATTGATAATGTGCCTCTTTTGGTGCCACTCTTCACAGACTGCACCCCTGACA CGATGTGTGAGATGATGAAGATCATGCAGGAGAACAGGGAGGTTACATGCTGTCTGGGAAGCTCTGCCAATTTCCGAAACAGCCGCCTGTTCCTGCAGAGTGAcgtcag CATCGCTCTGGATCCTCTCTACCCATCTCAGTGTTCGTGGGAGACGTTTGGCTACGCTACAGGAGGAGGATTTAACGGAGATGTTGAAGGTCTGTCTCCTCTGAGGCTCTCCGGACAGCTCAACAGTATGGGCTGCTCCGTCACCTTCCACCAAGGAGAGAGTGTCAGCATGGTCAAACTCATAGAGCAG GCGCGACACACGACCTACGGCATCCGCAAGTGCTTCCTTTTCCTGCTGCAGTGCCAGCTCAGTCTGGTCATCATCCAG tTCTTAGCCTGTCTAGCTCAGCTCCCTCCTCCCATAAACACCACTGACATCCTCTGGCTGTCCTGCTTCAGCTGCCCACTGCTAAG CGTGTCACTTTTGGGGAAACCACCAGACAATTCAGTCATGTCAGTCGCCACAGGGAAGAACCTCGATGCCATTCCGAGGAAG ACCCAGAACTACTTCCTGGGCTGTTTCCTGTTGAAGTTTGGCCTGACGGTGTGTGCCTACCTGTTGGCCTTCGGGTTCACCCTGCAGGAGATCTGCCTCACAAGCAGCAACTTGACTTTAGCTGAGAACAGCACCTGCCTTCATATACTCACAGCCAG ctctttggaTGACGCTCCTCACTGGTTCAATGAGCTGTCAAACGGCCTGCTGCTGACTCAGAAGGTCATGGCAGGGTTCCTCGTCCTACACACAG TGGTGATCTCCCTCAGCTACGTCCACCGCTCTCAGCCTCTGTGGAGAAAGAGTCCATTCAGCAACACATGGTGGTGTCTCACTGTACCTGTGGT cctGCTCAGCCAGATTGTTCAGGCTACGGTGGATTACCAGTTGTGGCGTGACCAGGGCAGCCTCCTGACCTTTAACCTGGCCGACATACCACTGCTAGCCTGGCTGCTGGCCTCTCTGTCCCcgctgctggtggtggtggtcaaCGAGGTGGTGAAGCTACACGAGATACG GGTGCGAGTTCGCTACCAGAAGAGGCAGAAGCTGCAGTTTGAAACAAAGCTGGGAATGAACTCTCCTTTCTGA
- the tmem94 gene encoding transmembrane protein 94 isoform X2 translates to MEPQDKKQEEDAVTLGLSTGQALVKLRDQLSSLLEQHQRAARRRASAQEQWVSSFLYHGNRHSCLHWPGAALTLLVVLGLFCCHGSQPKGSSGIELVNAAALLLLFLLNLLLVGRQEKLKRSEMVHRLKGIITQLSDYLSGCVGEVRWSSSLYPDLYTPSSPSWSLHWTYRDSQLINLPVSLLVEGDIIALRPGQEAFASLRGIKDDEHIVLEPGDLFPPFSPPPSPRANEKRGPQSPQQHRLFRVVRTPVLDAVRNSLEMARSRPITVLDNERFTVQSVITKLVCPVVLVAFLLVNTIRYFCDAPSLTPTCYNFFQLQVMGALPILPLLFPVMWVLVNAFGEARVLAEFSRASPAGLEMLRCVWRHFVGVLKGESQTLCYTSSLLHTLGSVTVLCCVDKQGILSWPNPSPETVLFFSGRVEPPHNSQDDLRDDLSVNSYCRMETDDDRDEAQEVEALLCLPAESSNQLGEGPEPSETSHDTARSSDTLRLVRSCQPVHTRTKHHSGSNVSFSHDTEGGEDDQAQDFAMGCPEAEADDFVCDYHLEMLSLSQDQQNPASIQFDDLSWQCHLPSLKPLGLNIMLNLCNASVTQQLCRFSDHLSNLALQESHGTVLPVYVPWGLCELSRLIGFTPGARELFKQENHLALYQLPSGEKTKELSSRRLHYFIKRQPPISHLISLFVRDSSSNNVQMLSHGSADLILEACTDFWDGTDIYPLSGSDRKKVLDFYQRACLSGYCSAFAYKPMQVSLSSQLNGKCVELTHGPCLFSGLELPSTTPIKHNSCRNSWSSDEGIGEGVEREDCVQALSGQIFMGMVSSQFQARLDTVRLIDALVTACIRFVYFSMEDELRSKVFAEKMGLETGWNCHISLTPNGDSPCDGAPSSPSHGSLHEDLNQDSRDEAEGPLLPEEEAHSDLASFQPTDSDVPSFLEDCNRAKLPRGIHQVRPHLKNIDNVPLLVPLFTDCTPDTMCEMMKIMQENREVTCCLGSSANFRNSRLFLQSDVSIALDPLYPSQCSWETFGYATGGGFNGDVEGLSPLRLSGQLNSMGCSVTFHQGESVSMVKLIEQARHTTYGIRKCFLFLLQCQLSLVIIQFLACLAQLPPPINTTDILWLSCFSCPLLSVSLLGKPPDNSVMSVATGKNLDAIPRKTQNYFLGCFLLKFGLTVCAYLLAFGFTLQEICLTSSNLTLAENSTCLHILTASSLDDAPHWFNELSNGLLLTQKVMAGFLVLHTVVISLSYVHRSQPLWRKSPFSNTWWCLTVPVVLLSQIVQATVDYQLWRDQGSLLTFNLADIPLLAWLLASLSPLLVVVVNEVVKLHEIRVRVRYQKRQKLQFETKLGMNSPF, encoded by the exons GAGGAGGATGCTGTGACTCTGGGGCTGTCGACTGGCCAGGCCCTGGTTAAGCTCCGGGACCAGCTTAGCAGCCTGCTGGAGCAGCACCAGAGGGCTGCACGCAGACGAGCCTCTGCACAG GAGCAGTGGGTGAGTAGCTTCCTTTACCATGGCAACCGTCACTCCTGCCTCCATTGGCCAGGAGCTGCCCTCACTCTACTGGTGGTGCTGGGACTCttctgttgccatggcagccaGCCAAAGGGCAG TTCTGGTATAGAGCTGGTGAACGCAGCAgcccttcttctcctcttcctgctcAACCTGCTGCTGGTCGGACGTCAGGAGAAGCTGAAGAGGAGTGAGATGGTCCATCGCCTTAAGGGCATCATCACACAGCTCAGCG ACTATCTGTCAGGGTGTGTGGGTGAAGTGCGGTGGTCTTCATCTCTTTACCCTGACCTGTACACACCCTCGTCCCCATCGTGGTCCCTTCACTGGACCTACCGTGACTCCCAGCTGATTAACCTGCCTGTTAGTCTACTGGTGGAAGGAGACATCATCGCTCTAAGACCTGGCCAAGAAGCGTTCGCATCCCTCAGAGGAATTAAG gaTGATGAACACATTGTGTTGGAGCCAGGAGATTTATTCCCCCCgttctcccctcctccttccccacGGGCCAATGAGAAGAGAGGACCCCAGAGCCCCCAGCAGCATCGTCTCTTCAGAGTGGTGCGAACTCCGGTTCTGGACGCAGTCAG gAACAGTTTGGAGATGGCGCGGTCTCGACCAATCACGGTGCTAGACAATGAGAGGTTTACAGTACAGTCAGTCATCACCAAGCTCGTCTGTCCTGTTGTACTG GTGGCGTTCCTGCTAGTAAACACCATCCGCTATTTTTGTGATGCACCCAGCCTCACCCCAACCTGCTATaatttctttcaacttcag GTGATGGGTGCTCTGCCCATCTTGCCCCTGCTCTTCCCTGTCATGTGGGTGCTGGTGAATGCCTTCGGAGAAGCCAGAGTCCTCGCTGAGTTCAGCCGTGCATCACCAGCTGGCCTG GAGATGCTGCGTTGTGTGTGGAGACACTTTGTTGGCGTCCTGAAGGGAGAGTCTCAGACACTCTGCTATACCTCCAGCCTTTTACACACTCTGGGATCTGTCACT gtgctGTGTTGTGTGGATAAACAGGGTATCCTGTCGTGGCCAAACCCCAGTCCAGAGACGGTGCTGTTCTTCAGTGGACGGGTGGAACCACCTCACAATAGTCAGGATGATCTGAGAGACGACCTGTCTGTCAACTCCTACTGCAGAATGGAGACCGACGATGATCGggatgag GCGCAGGAGGTGGAGGCTCTGCTCTGTCTACCAGCAGAGTCCTCTAACCAGCTGGGGGAGGGGCCCGAACCCAGCGAGACATCACACGACACCGCTCGCTCCAGTGACACACTCCGACTCGTGCGCTCCTGCCAGCCCGTACACACTCGCACCAAACACCACTCTGGATCCAACGTGAGCTTCAGCCACGACACCGAGGGAGGCGAGGATGACCAGGCCCAG GACTTTGCGATGGGCTGCCCGGAGGCGGAGGCTGACGACTTTGTGTGCGACTACCACCTGGAGATGCTGAGCCTGTCACAGGACCAGCAGAACCCAGCCAGCATCCAGTTCGATGACCTCTCCTGGCAGTGCCACCTGCCCTCCCTTAAGCCGCTGGGCCTCAACATCATGCTGAACCTCTGCAACGCCAGCGTCACCCAGCAGCTCTGTCGCTTCTCCGACCACTTGTCCAACCTGGCGCTGCAGGAGAGCCACGGCACCGTGCTGCCCGTCTACGTCCCCTGGGGGCTCTGCGAGCTCTCCAGGCTCATAG ggttCACTCCTGGTGCGAGGGAGCTGTTTAAACAGGAGAACCACTTGGCTCTGTACCAGCTGCCATCTGGAGAGAAGACCAAGGAGCTGTCTTCCCGCCGCCTGCATTACTTCATCAAACGCCAGCCTCCCATCTCCCACCTCATCTCCCTGTTCGTACGAGACTCCTCCTCCA ATAACGTCCAGATGCTGTCACACGGCTCGGCCGACCTCATCCTGGAGGCATGCACTGACTTCTGGGATGGAACTGATATTTATCCTCTCTCAGGCTCAGACAG AAAGAAGGTTCTGGACTTCTACCAGCGTGCCTGTCTGTCAGGTTACTGCTCAGCGTTCGCCTACAAACCCATGCAAGTGTCACTGTCCAGCCAACTGAATGGGAAGTGTGTGGAGCTGACCCACGGTCCCTGCCTCTTCTCTGGGTTGGAGCTACCCTCCACCACCCCCATCAAACACAACTCCTGCAGGAACAGCTGGAGCTCAGACG AGGGTATAGGTGAGGGTGTGGAGCGTGAGGACTGCGTGCAGGCCCTGAGCGGGCAGATCTTCATGGGCATGGTGTCGTCCCAGTTCCAGGCCAGGCTGGACACAGTCCGGCTCATCGATGCCCTGGTCACCGCCTGCATCCGCTTTGTTTACTTTTCCATGGAAGATGAACTCCGCAGCAAG gtttttGCAGAGAAGATGGGTTTAGAGACAGGCTGGAACTGTCACATCTCTCTGACTCCAAACGGAGACAGTCCCTGTGATGGAGCTCCATCCAGCCCCAGTCACGGCTCCCTCCATGAAGACCTAAACCAGG ACTCTCGGGATGAAGCAGAAGGTCCGCTGCTGCCAGAGGAGGAAGCCCACTCTGACCTGGCCAGTTTCCAGCCCACAGACAGCGACGTGCCCAGCTTTCTTGAGGACTGTAACAGG GCCAAGCTACCTCGTGGTATCCACCAGGTTCGTCCTCATTTGAAGAACATTGATAATGTGCCTCTTTTGGTGCCACTCTTCACAGACTGCACCCCTGACA CGATGTGTGAGATGATGAAGATCATGCAGGAGAACAGGGAGGTTACATGCTGTCTGGGAAGCTCTGCCAATTTCCGAAACAGCCGCCTGTTCCTGCAGAGTGAcgtcag CATCGCTCTGGATCCTCTCTACCCATCTCAGTGTTCGTGGGAGACGTTTGGCTACGCTACAGGAGGAGGATTTAACGGAGATGTTGAAGGTCTGTCTCCTCTGAGGCTCTCCGGACAGCTCAACAGTATGGGCTGCTCCGTCACCTTCCACCAAGGAGAGAGTGTCAGCATGGTCAAACTCATAGAGCAG GCGCGACACACGACCTACGGCATCCGCAAGTGCTTCCTTTTCCTGCTGCAGTGCCAGCTCAGTCTGGTCATCATCCAG tTCTTAGCCTGTCTAGCTCAGCTCCCTCCTCCCATAAACACCACTGACATCCTCTGGCTGTCCTGCTTCAGCTGCCCACTGCTAAG CGTGTCACTTTTGGGGAAACCACCAGACAATTCAGTCATGTCAGTCGCCACAGGGAAGAACCTCGATGCCATTCCGAGGAAG ACCCAGAACTACTTCCTGGGCTGTTTCCTGTTGAAGTTTGGCCTGACGGTGTGTGCCTACCTGTTGGCCTTCGGGTTCACCCTGCAGGAGATCTGCCTCACAAGCAGCAACTTGACTTTAGCTGAGAACAGCACCTGCCTTCATATACTCACAGCCAG ctctttggaTGACGCTCCTCACTGGTTCAATGAGCTGTCAAACGGCCTGCTGCTGACTCAGAAGGTCATGGCAGGGTTCCTCGTCCTACACACAG TGGTGATCTCCCTCAGCTACGTCCACCGCTCTCAGCCTCTGTGGAGAAAGAGTCCATTCAGCAACACATGGTGGTGTCTCACTGTACCTGTGGT cctGCTCAGCCAGATTGTTCAGGCTACGGTGGATTACCAGTTGTGGCGTGACCAGGGCAGCCTCCTGACCTTTAACCTGGCCGACATACCACTGCTAGCCTGGCTGCTGGCCTCTCTGTCCCcgctgctggtggtggtggtcaaCGAGGTGGTGAAGCTACACGAGATACG GGTGCGAGTTCGCTACCAGAAGAGGCAGAAGCTGCAGTTTGAAACAAAGCTGGGAATGAACTCTCCTTTCTGA